The Cucumis melo cultivar AY chromosome 6, USDA_Cmelo_AY_1.0, whole genome shotgun sequence genome includes a region encoding these proteins:
- the LOC103483701 gene encoding uncharacterized protein LOC103483701 codes for MEIELVVTCDCCGLKEDCTQFYISEVKAKFEGKWLCGLCSEAVRDEAKRSKKPLVGNLEEAVNAHMSFCRKFKSNPAVRVADGMRLMLRRRSSDVSSSSPSSSSSAKKYARSASSSQVGFDMSSLSLY; via the coding sequence atggAGATTGAGCTTGTTGTCACTTGCGATTGCTGTGGGCTGAAAGAAGATTGCACACAGTTCTATATCAGTGAAGTTAAGGCTAAATTTGAAGGAAAATGGCTTTGTGGGCTTTGTTCTGAAGCTGTTAGAGATGAAGCTAAACGAAGCAAAAAACCATTGGTGGGAAATTTGGAAGAAGCTGTCAATGCTCACATGTCGTTTTGTAGGAAATTTAAATCTAATCCTGCTGTTCGTGTCGCTGATGGAATGAGGCTTATGCTTAGGAGGAGATCCAGCGATGTTTCGTCTTCGTCGCCATCGTCTTCTTCTTCGGCTAAGAAGTATGCGAGATCCGCTAGCTCCTCTCAGGTGGGTTTCGACATGTCGTCTCTGTCGCTCTACTGA
- the LOC103483702 gene encoding uncharacterized protein LOC103483702 — MKTVLSTSVSSNSTTTTAAIEDDERSEARDSCYYPGCRKDANCDCKICLESINATLDLMPYSVQKSSLTKLSASRPNNVETTPISFNPSILTTPTTVTSRISKYPKFESPVKLGSKFKVEEGGRDSSSLRRFVTLVFVLSLILAVTTGFSCAIARVIRPKLSAEIVRTASKNSQFVQDLNGKLRVLEREFQGTVNAEISNCSYSNSYWEIDQEGMILSSKCIMYKSATETVSIWGWPLQTAGLLRTGFSQRSFTILSGRLTEWSDGGIGYLVREANTSWVQKRWGASAVQLDPNTWVLEYRQSSLLENSSLNTMAADFFKHWMRIVIRRLKNELWLFLDGEIRFHQVTVTSDFKTPT, encoded by the exons ATGAAAACGGTCCTTTCAACCTCCGTTTCTTCGAATTCAACCACCACCACCGCTGCCATAGAAGACGATGAGCGATCCGAAGCCCGCGACAGCTGTTACTATCCCGGTTGTCGGAAAGATGCGAATTGCGATTGCAAGATTTGCTTAGAGAGTATCAATGCCACTTTGGATCTAATGCCTTACAGTGTCCAGAAAAGCTCCCTCACCAAGCTCTCTGCTTCCAGACCTAATAATGTCGAAACCACTCCCATTTCCTTTAACCCTTCCATTTTGACCACGCCGACAACGGTCACCTCTCGGATCTCGAAGTACCCTAAATTTGAATCTCCAGTGAAATTGGGTTCGAAATTCAAGGTTGAGGAAGGGGGAAGAGATTCGAGTTCGTTGCGTCGGTTTGTTACGTTGGTTTTTGTTCTGAGTTTGATCCTTGCGGTGACTACTGGGTTTTCGTGTGCGATTGCTAGGGTTATTCGACCCAAGCTGTCGGCGGAAATTGTTAGAACTGCGAGTAAGAATTCTCAGTTCGTGCAGGATTTGAATGGAAAATTGAGGGTTCTGGAGAGGGAGTTTCAGGGAACGGTGAATGCTGAGATTTCAAATTGTAGTTACTCGAATTCCTATTGGGAAATTGACCAG GAGGGAATGATCTTAAGTTCAAAGTGTATAATGTACAAATCAGCCACCGAGACAGTGAGCATATGGGGATGGCCTCTGCAGACAGCTGGGTTGCTTCGTACCGGGTTTTCGCAACGATCATTCACAATCTTATCCGGCAGACTTACAGAG TGGTCTGATGGAGGAATTGGCTACCTTGTTCGAGAGGCGAATACTTCTTGGGTGCAGAAGAGATGGGGTGCTTCAGCTGTGCAATTAGATCCCAATACATGGGTTCTTGAGTACCGTCAAAGCTCTTTGTTAGAGAATTCGAGCTTAAATACGATGGCAGCAGATTTCTTCAAACATTGGATGAGGATAGTCATAAGAAGATTGAAGAATGAGCTTTGGCTGTTTTTGGATGGTGAAATCAGGTTTCATCAGGTTACAGTTACTAGTGATTTCAAGACTCCAACATGA
- the LOC103483703 gene encoding uncharacterized protein LOC103483703 isoform X1 — MGEILHELEYVLRSKPNGLTIEEAILLQTCRSKAVRDFTFGGILGGGLTWAGTWRLNKFTRLNLSGGAAALCGFWRFSRSLNSCVDYILSLDGSRMQKELANIVVTRYHNDPRAMQYISKHFFYEEVFDDSTSDRPKIRWRYRNFFSDDVAHSQRTHGNDNNVHENSHRDSSAHQRDSYGDSDDKGNAHEFKPVLTKTGTDSATADPLDCIFGTLAREEEIQHSTPSAPSPKPHSRSRRYNRRHRKDNQTKPTNFEYV; from the exons ATGGGTGAAATTTTACATGAGCTCGAATATGTTCTCAGGTCCAAACCG AACGGTTTGACGATCGAGGAAGCGATTTTGCTCCAAACATGTAGGTCTAAGGCTGTTCGAGATTTTACATTTGGTGGTATCCTTGGAGGTGGCCTGACATGGGCAG GAACATGGAGGCTGAATAAATTTACTCGGCTAAATCTTTCCGGAG GAGCTGCTGCGCTTTGTGGATTTTGGAGATTTAGCAGGTCCCTAAACTCATGTGTCGATTATATTCTTTCACTGGATGGAAGTAGGATGCAAAAGGAATTGGCAAATAT TGTTGTGACGAGATATCACAATGATCCTCGTGCAATGCAGTACATATCCAAGCATTTTTTTTATGAGGAAGTGTTTGACGATTCAACCTCGGACCGGCCAAAAATAAGGTGGCGTTATCGAAATTTCTTTAGTGATGATGTTGCTCATTCTCAGAGGACGCATGGTAATGACAACAACGTGCATGAAAACTCCCACCGTGATTCCAGTGCCCACCAGCGCGATTCCTATGGTGACTCCGATGACAAAGGAAATGCTCATGAGTTCAAGCCAGTCCTC ACTAAGACTGGCACCGATTCTGCGACGGCAGACCCTCTAGATTGTATTTTTGGTACATTGGCCAGAGAAGAAGAAATTCAACACTCGACTCCCTCTGCTCCATCTCCGAAGCCTCACTCTCGTAGCAGAAGATACAATCGTCGGCATCGAAAAGATAACCAGACAAAACCAACAAACTTTGAATATGTGTAA
- the LOC103483703 gene encoding uncharacterized protein LOC103483703 isoform X2, which yields MGEILHELEYVLRSKAVRDFTFGGILGGGLTWAGTWRLNKFTRLNLSGGAAALCGFWRFSRSLNSCVDYILSLDGSRMQKELANIVVTRYHNDPRAMQYISKHFFYEEVFDDSTSDRPKIRWRYRNFFSDDVAHSQRTHGNDNNVHENSHRDSSAHQRDSYGDSDDKGNAHEFKPVLTKTGTDSATADPLDCIFGTLAREEEIQHSTPSAPSPKPHSRSRRYNRRHRKDNQTKPTNFEYV from the exons ATGGGTGAAATTTTACATGAGCTCGAATATGTTCTCAG GTCTAAGGCTGTTCGAGATTTTACATTTGGTGGTATCCTTGGAGGTGGCCTGACATGGGCAG GAACATGGAGGCTGAATAAATTTACTCGGCTAAATCTTTCCGGAG GAGCTGCTGCGCTTTGTGGATTTTGGAGATTTAGCAGGTCCCTAAACTCATGTGTCGATTATATTCTTTCACTGGATGGAAGTAGGATGCAAAAGGAATTGGCAAATAT TGTTGTGACGAGATATCACAATGATCCTCGTGCAATGCAGTACATATCCAAGCATTTTTTTTATGAGGAAGTGTTTGACGATTCAACCTCGGACCGGCCAAAAATAAGGTGGCGTTATCGAAATTTCTTTAGTGATGATGTTGCTCATTCTCAGAGGACGCATGGTAATGACAACAACGTGCATGAAAACTCCCACCGTGATTCCAGTGCCCACCAGCGCGATTCCTATGGTGACTCCGATGACAAAGGAAATGCTCATGAGTTCAAGCCAGTCCTC ACTAAGACTGGCACCGATTCTGCGACGGCAGACCCTCTAGATTGTATTTTTGGTACATTGGCCAGAGAAGAAGAAATTCAACACTCGACTCCCTCTGCTCCATCTCCGAAGCCTCACTCTCGTAGCAGAAGATACAATCGTCGGCATCGAAAAGATAACCAGACAAAACCAACAAACTTTGAATATGTGTAA
- the LOC103483703 gene encoding uncharacterized protein LOC103483703 isoform X3, producing the protein MSSNMFSGPNRSKAVRDFTFGGILGGGLTWAGTWRLNKFTRLNLSGGAAALCGFWRFSRSLNSCVDYILSLDGSRMQKELANIVVTRYHNDPRAMQYISKHFFYEEVFDDSTSDRPKIRWRYRNFFSDDVAHSQRTHGNDNNVHENSHRDSSAHQRDSYGDSDDKGNAHEFKPVLTKTGTDSATADPLDCIFGTLAREEEIQHSTPSAPSPKPHSRSRRYNRRHRKDNQTKPTNFEYV; encoded by the exons ATGAGCTCGAATATGTTCTCAGGTCCAAACCG GTCTAAGGCTGTTCGAGATTTTACATTTGGTGGTATCCTTGGAGGTGGCCTGACATGGGCAG GAACATGGAGGCTGAATAAATTTACTCGGCTAAATCTTTCCGGAG GAGCTGCTGCGCTTTGTGGATTTTGGAGATTTAGCAGGTCCCTAAACTCATGTGTCGATTATATTCTTTCACTGGATGGAAGTAGGATGCAAAAGGAATTGGCAAATAT TGTTGTGACGAGATATCACAATGATCCTCGTGCAATGCAGTACATATCCAAGCATTTTTTTTATGAGGAAGTGTTTGACGATTCAACCTCGGACCGGCCAAAAATAAGGTGGCGTTATCGAAATTTCTTTAGTGATGATGTTGCTCATTCTCAGAGGACGCATGGTAATGACAACAACGTGCATGAAAACTCCCACCGTGATTCCAGTGCCCACCAGCGCGATTCCTATGGTGACTCCGATGACAAAGGAAATGCTCATGAGTTCAAGCCAGTCCTC ACTAAGACTGGCACCGATTCTGCGACGGCAGACCCTCTAGATTGTATTTTTGGTACATTGGCCAGAGAAGAAGAAATTCAACACTCGACTCCCTCTGCTCCATCTCCGAAGCCTCACTCTCGTAGCAGAAGATACAATCGTCGGCATCGAAAAGATAACCAGACAAAACCAACAAACTTTGAATATGTGTAA
- the LOC103483704 gene encoding uncharacterized protein LOC103483704 — protein sequence MISHFRPLNSNPIKISIPFEIRPSFFTRASSFSLLIWVLTLVFVVVVVGVSPAPSKSIATLKNEFEINSTTVMKVHPLPRKRNIAVRNNPTSRNSLEDQSPLNNHKKLRRLPHIFSRVLELPFRSDADVLVEENTDCFRFIAVTDGNISDGVRAHAVEIHPGVIKIVVRENESLEMAIDELELDMWRFRLPETTRPELASAAFVDGELIVTVPKGNDEENSDDGGGDIFRDEMEGRLVLVQ from the coding sequence ATGATTTCCCATTTCCGTCCTCTGAATTCCAATCCCATCAAGATTTCAATTCCTTTTGAAATTCGTCCATCGTTTTTCACTAGAGCATCTTCGTTTTCCCTATTGATTTGGGTTCTAACCcttgtttttgttgttgttgttgttggtgttTCTCCCGCCCCTTCAAAATCTATTGCAACTTTGAAGAACGAGTTCGAAATCAACTCCACCACCGTCATGAAGGTCCACCCATTGCCGAGGAAGCGCAATATCGCCGTTCGGAATAACCCCACTTCGAGAAACTCTCTTGAAGATCAATCCCCTTTGAACAATCACAAGAAACTCAGGCGGTTACCACATATCTTCAGTCGCGTCCTTGAACTTCCGTTTCGATCTGATGCGGATGTTTTGGTAGAGGAAAATACAGATTGTTTCCGATTCATTGCTGTAACTGATGGTAACATTAGCGATGGAGTTAGAGCTCATGCTGTGGAAATCCATCCTGGGGTTATTAAGATCGTTGTTCGTGAAAATGAATCGTTGGAAATGGCAATAGATGAACTTGAATTGGATATGTGGAGGTTTCGACTACCGGAGACGACACGACCGGAGCTTGCAAGTGCGGCGTTTGTTGATGGAGAGCTTATTGTCACTGTTCCAAAAGGGAATGATGAAGAGAATTCTGATGATGGTGGAGGAGATATCTTCAGAGATGAAATGGAAGGTCGACTTGTTCTTGTACAGTAA
- the LOC103483705 gene encoding uncharacterized protein LOC103483705 isoform X2 has protein sequence MAGDPVKTEVLEDTNGCSLGVNKNELILRPVAQDESGEGLPYAPENWPNPGDIWSWRVGKRVAITGHFLDRYLYSPRGISASENSARKGHSFASKLSVERYIQSEFPNADLDAFFASFSWKIPAKKSSLAQGIRVKQIPCPLPSKKIEECSASESQNDRVGCKAGNKNCSSLSVSENPSSSKSMSCGICCSEPRFCRDCCCILCCKIIDTTTESYSYIKCKEVVGDGYICGHHAHIKCGLKSYTAGTVGGSIGLDAEYYCRRCDARTDLVSHVENFLQSCQSADCRDDVEEILNLGLCILRGSHKMRAKELLRHIELSIEKIKTGNCLEEIWKMEEDSSANCTDAPDTADSTESSHETSGSIISSEWTMSTPFDHWIESLKLEDEIDQVLHGLKRSQEFEYNLAEEKLLLHKNYLHNLFQQLEKEQTELRHQTPSTGQNAVSNRVDQIKREVKRLKRMEKVADGFGMTPKDILKEDFDLDVEIEKRD, from the exons GAAGTTCTTGAGGATACAAATGGCTGTTCACTTGGGGTGAATAAAAATGAGCTGATACTTAGGCCAGTTGCTCAAGATGAATCTGGGGAGGGCTTGCCATATGCTCCAGAAAATTGGCCCAATCCTGGTGATATCTGGAGTTGGAGGGTGGGGAAGAGAGTTGCTATAACTGGCCATTTTCTGGATAGGTACCTTTATTCTCCTCGTGGTATTAGCGCGTCCGAAAATTCAGCTCGTAAAGGACATAGTTTTGCAAGCAAGCTTTCAGTTGAAAGATATATCCAGTCAGAGTTCCCTAATGCAGACCTTGATGCTTTTTTTGCTTCATTCAGTTGGAAGATACCAGCAAAAAAGTCATCTTTAGCCCAAG GTATTCGAGTAAAACAAATTCCATGCCCTTTACCCTCAAAAAAGATAGAAGAATGCTCTGCATCTGAGTCCCAGAATGATAGAGTGGGTTGCAAGGCTGGAAATAAGAACTGTTCTAGTTTATCTGTTTCTGAAAATCCATCTTCATCCAAATCCATGTCTTGTGGTATTTGCTGCAGTGAACCTCGGTTTTGCCGTGATTGCTGCTGTATACTTTGCTGCAAGATTATAGACACGACCACGGAAAGTTATAGCTACATAAAATGTAAAGAAGTGGTGGGTGATGGATATATTTGTGGACATCATGCTCATATAAAATGTGGTCTTAAATCGTATACGGCTGGGACAGTTGGAGGAAGCATTGGACTGGATGCTGAGTATTATTGTCGACGTTGTGATGCCAGAACGGATTTGGTATCACATGTAGAAAATTTTTTGCAGTCATGCCAATCAGCTGACTGTCGAGATGATGTTGAGGAGATCTTAAACCTTGGTTTATGTATTTTGCGTGGTTCGCACAAAATGAGAGCAAAGGAGTTGTTAAGACACATTGAACTGAGCATTGAAAAG ATTAAAACTGGGAATTGCTTGGAAGAGATTTGGAAGATGGAGGAAGATAGCTCAGCAAATTGCACTG ATGCACCTGATACTGCTGATTCTACAGAAAGTTCTCATGAAACTTCGGGCTCCATTATAAGCTCAGAATGGACTATGTCAACTCCTTTTGATCATTGGATCGAGTCCCTTAAACTTGAAGACGAAATTGATCAGGTTTTGCATGGACTGAAAAGATCACAAGAGTTCGAGTATAATTTAGCTGAAGAAAAGCTTCTATTACATAAAAATTATCTACATAATCTCTTCCAGCAACTTGAAAAGGAGCAAACTGAACTCAGACATCAAACACCATCAACGGGACAAAATGCCGTATCAAACAGAGTGGACCAAATAAAACGAGAAGTAAAGAGACTGAAGAGAATGGAAAAGGTTGCTGATGGATTTGGAATGACTCCGAAAGATATCCTCAAGGAGGACTTCGATTTGGATGTTGAAATAGAGAAACGGGATTGA
- the LOC103483705 gene encoding uncharacterized protein LOC103483705 isoform X1 — protein MVLPHQLMAGDPVKTEVLEDTNGCSLGVNKNELILRPVAQDESGEGLPYAPENWPNPGDIWSWRVGKRVAITGHFLDRYLYSPRGISASENSARKGHSFASKLSVERYIQSEFPNADLDAFFASFSWKIPAKKSSLAQGIRVKQIPCPLPSKKIEECSASESQNDRVGCKAGNKNCSSLSVSENPSSSKSMSCGICCSEPRFCRDCCCILCCKIIDTTTESYSYIKCKEVVGDGYICGHHAHIKCGLKSYTAGTVGGSIGLDAEYYCRRCDARTDLVSHVENFLQSCQSADCRDDVEEILNLGLCILRGSHKMRAKELLRHIELSIEKIKTGNCLEEIWKMEEDSSANCTDAPDTADSTESSHETSGSIISSEWTMSTPFDHWIESLKLEDEIDQVLHGLKRSQEFEYNLAEEKLLLHKNYLHNLFQQLEKEQTELRHQTPSTGQNAVSNRVDQIKREVKRLKRMEKVADGFGMTPKDILKEDFDLDVEIEKRD, from the exons GAAGTTCTTGAGGATACAAATGGCTGTTCACTTGGGGTGAATAAAAATGAGCTGATACTTAGGCCAGTTGCTCAAGATGAATCTGGGGAGGGCTTGCCATATGCTCCAGAAAATTGGCCCAATCCTGGTGATATCTGGAGTTGGAGGGTGGGGAAGAGAGTTGCTATAACTGGCCATTTTCTGGATAGGTACCTTTATTCTCCTCGTGGTATTAGCGCGTCCGAAAATTCAGCTCGTAAAGGACATAGTTTTGCAAGCAAGCTTTCAGTTGAAAGATATATCCAGTCAGAGTTCCCTAATGCAGACCTTGATGCTTTTTTTGCTTCATTCAGTTGGAAGATACCAGCAAAAAAGTCATCTTTAGCCCAAG GTATTCGAGTAAAACAAATTCCATGCCCTTTACCCTCAAAAAAGATAGAAGAATGCTCTGCATCTGAGTCCCAGAATGATAGAGTGGGTTGCAAGGCTGGAAATAAGAACTGTTCTAGTTTATCTGTTTCTGAAAATCCATCTTCATCCAAATCCATGTCTTGTGGTATTTGCTGCAGTGAACCTCGGTTTTGCCGTGATTGCTGCTGTATACTTTGCTGCAAGATTATAGACACGACCACGGAAAGTTATAGCTACATAAAATGTAAAGAAGTGGTGGGTGATGGATATATTTGTGGACATCATGCTCATATAAAATGTGGTCTTAAATCGTATACGGCTGGGACAGTTGGAGGAAGCATTGGACTGGATGCTGAGTATTATTGTCGACGTTGTGATGCCAGAACGGATTTGGTATCACATGTAGAAAATTTTTTGCAGTCATGCCAATCAGCTGACTGTCGAGATGATGTTGAGGAGATCTTAAACCTTGGTTTATGTATTTTGCGTGGTTCGCACAAAATGAGAGCAAAGGAGTTGTTAAGACACATTGAACTGAGCATTGAAAAG ATTAAAACTGGGAATTGCTTGGAAGAGATTTGGAAGATGGAGGAAGATAGCTCAGCAAATTGCACTG ATGCACCTGATACTGCTGATTCTACAGAAAGTTCTCATGAAACTTCGGGCTCCATTATAAGCTCAGAATGGACTATGTCAACTCCTTTTGATCATTGGATCGAGTCCCTTAAACTTGAAGACGAAATTGATCAGGTTTTGCATGGACTGAAAAGATCACAAGAGTTCGAGTATAATTTAGCTGAAGAAAAGCTTCTATTACATAAAAATTATCTACATAATCTCTTCCAGCAACTTGAAAAGGAGCAAACTGAACTCAGACATCAAACACCATCAACGGGACAAAATGCCGTATCAAACAGAGTGGACCAAATAAAACGAGAAGTAAAGAGACTGAAGAGAATGGAAAAGGTTGCTGATGGATTTGGAATGACTCCGAAAGATATCCTCAAGGAGGACTTCGATTTGGATGTTGAAATAGAGAAACGGGATTGA